One Phoenix dactylifera cultivar Barhee BC4 chromosome 8, palm_55x_up_171113_PBpolish2nd_filt_p, whole genome shotgun sequence genomic window carries:
- the LOC103722043 gene encoding putative protein ABIL2, whose amino-acid sequence METISPTSSSVSGWHEASTFDELSMHQSLLFSDSLKDLKNLRSQLYSAAEYFELSYTNDDQKQLVVNTLKDYAVKALVNTVDHLGSVSFKVNGLLDEKVDEVSGTELRVSCIEQRIRTCQALIDREGLSQQSLVITAPKYHKRYILPVGGSMPESGRHAVAESPESKILKDSIELQHVQAAIHPTIRDRAPSFRKLRSISPSPSQRARSSSPARKVRSSSPSPRPGKFLTATERRAVSPFTNSNPLARSGSFSSRPSLLSSSSIGRRHPSELQKSATMRLHAERNDHKEIEQNAGKSKSFLKSLLSRRKSRKDEMLYSYLDEY is encoded by the exons ATGGAGACCATATCTCCGACATCTTCTTCCGTGTCCGGCTGGCATGAAGCATCGACCTTCGATGAGCTTTCCATGCACCAGAGCTTGCTCTTCTCAGACAGCCTCAAG GATTTGAAGAATTTGAGGTCGCAGTTGTACTCAGCAGCAGAGTACTTTGAATTATCCTACACTAATGATGACCAGAAGCAACT AGTGGTGAACACCTTAAAGGATTATGCTGTTAAGGCTCTTGTGAATACCGTAGACCATTTGGGATCTGTGTCGTTCAAAGTGAATGGTCTTCTTGATGAGAAGGTTGATGAAGTTTCTGGTACTGAACTTCGTGTGTCTTGTATCGAACAG AGAATCCGGACATGCCAGGCACTTATTGATCGGGAAGGCCTTTCTCAACAGTCTTTGGTGATTACAGCTCCCAAGTACCATAAGCGGTATATATTGCCAG TAGGTGGATCCATGCCTGAATCTGGAAGACATGCTGTAGCAGAATCTCCAGAATCGAAAATACTTAAGGATAGTATTGAATTGCAGCATGTTCAGGCTG CAATTCATCCAACAATAAGGGACAGAGCACCTTCATTCAG GAAGCTGCGTTCCATCTCCCCTAGCCCTTCCCAACGAGCACGCTCTTCATCACCTGCTCGAAAAGTCCGTTCTTCATCACCTTCTCCCAGGCCTGGGAAATTTCTTACAGCTACAG AAAGAAGAGCAGTTTCACCATTTACAAATTCGAATCCTCTAGCACGTTCGGGATCATTCTCAAGTAGACCATCTCTTCTCAGTTCATCAAGCATTGGACGGCGG CATCCTTCAGAGCTACAGAAATCAGCAACTATGCGTCTGCACGCTGAAAGGAATGACCACAAAGAAATTGAGCAAAACGCAGGTAAAAGCAAAAGCTTCCTCAAGTCCCTGCTTAGTAGGCGCAAGTCGAGGAAAGATGAGATGCTGTATAGTTACTTGGATGAATATTGA
- the LOC103722044 gene encoding putative aminoacrylate hydrolase RutD isoform X2, protein MPFCDVSKSRGEGNGIRIFYRRYGRGSAKVLLIIGLAATHDSWGPQIKGLTGMLEPNDEEAPEAVGGGTDGLDEEDEGIEVCCFDNRGTGRSSVPTKKSEYTTTIMAKDALALLDHLGWRKAHVFGHSMGAMIACKLAAIAPERLCSLALLNATGGGFDCFPKIDRQMLSLAFRFLRAKTPEQRALVDLETHYTKEYLDEYVGSCTRRKILYQEYVKAISSTGMQSNCGFEGQINACWTHKMTPKELDTIRSSGFLVSVIHGRDDIIAQLNHAKRLAEKLQPATRMVELHGGHLVSHERPEEVNLALIELIKASKSKLSPEDWSYLPERASGRLVLGVPMSLSIRNNGGANGLHMRNVLRIMKPVRVAASDS, encoded by the exons ATGCCGTTTTGCGACGTGAGCAAATCGAGAGGAGAAGGGAATGGGATCAGGATTTTTTATAGGAGATACGGCCGTGGGAGCGCCAAAGTTCTCCTCATTATTG GATTGGCTGCGACGCATGATTCATGGGGACCGCAGATAAAGGGGTTGACGGGGATGCTGGAGCCCAACGACGAGGAGGCGCCGGAGGCCGTCGGTGGGGGAACGGACGGCCTGGATGAGGAGGACGAGGGGATCGAGGTGTGCTGCTTTGATAATCGTGGGACGGGACGGAGCTCTGTGCCCACGAAGAAATCCGAATACAC AACAACTATCATGGCGAAAGATGCCTTGGCTCTACTGGATCATTTAGGCTGGAGAAAAGCTCATGTCTTTGGTCACTCAATGG GAGCTATGATAGCTTGCAAGTTGGCAGCAATAGCACCAGAGAGATTATGCTCTTTGGCTTTGCTGAATGCTACCGGAGGTGGCTTTGATTGCTTTCCAAAG ATTGATCGCCAGATGCTATCCCTTGCATTTCGTTTCTTAAGAGCAAAGACTCCAGAGCAAAGAGCTTTAGTTGACTTAGAAACACACTACACTAAG GAGTATCTAGATGAATATGTTGGATCATGTACACGAAGGAAAATTCTTTATCAA GAATATGTGAAGGCCATATCGTCAACTGGTATGCAATCAAACTGTGGTTTTGAAGGCCAAATTAATGCATGCTGGACACACAAGATGACACCAAAGGAACTTGACACAATTCGTTCATCTGGGTTTCTGGTCTCAGTGATTCATGGAAG GGATGATATCATTGCTCAATTAAATCATGCAAAGCGACTTGCAGAGAAGCTGCAACCAGCTACAAGAATGGTAGAACTTCATGGTGGACATTTGGTGAGCCATGAAAGGCCAGAAGAG GTTAATCTAGCTCTTATAGAGCTGATAAAGGCTTCAAAATCTAAGCTCAGCCCAGAAGATTGGTCCTACCTGCCAGAGAGAGCATCTG GGCGGCTCGTTTTGGGGGTGCCAATGTCGCTAAGCATTAGGAATAATGGAGGAGCAAATGGACTG CACATGAGAAATGTCCTCAGAATTATGAAGCCTGTCAGAGTTGCAGCCTCTGATTCATAA
- the LOC103722044 gene encoding putative aminoacrylate hydrolase RutD isoform X1 codes for MPFCDVSKSRGEGNGIRIFYRRYGRGSAKVLLIIGLAATHDSWGPQIKGLTGMLEPNDEEAPEAVGGGTDGLDEEDEGIEVCCFDNRGTGRSSVPTKKSEYTTTIMAKDALALLDHLGWRKAHVFGHSMGAMIACKLAAIAPERLCSLALLNATGGGFDCFPKIDRQMLSLAFRFLRAKTPEQRALVDLETHYTKEYLDEYVGSCTRRKILYQEYVKAISSTGMQSNCGFEGQINACWTHKMTPKELDTIRSSGFLVSVIHGRDDIIAQLNHAKRLAEKLQPATRMVELHGGHLVSHERPEEVNLALIELIKASKSKLSPEDWSYLPERASGRLVLGVPMSLSIRNNGGANGLVTFYNLLGKVQLSFLYFIGVFLMGFQHMRNVLRIMKPVRVAASDS; via the exons ATGCCGTTTTGCGACGTGAGCAAATCGAGAGGAGAAGGGAATGGGATCAGGATTTTTTATAGGAGATACGGCCGTGGGAGCGCCAAAGTTCTCCTCATTATTG GATTGGCTGCGACGCATGATTCATGGGGACCGCAGATAAAGGGGTTGACGGGGATGCTGGAGCCCAACGACGAGGAGGCGCCGGAGGCCGTCGGTGGGGGAACGGACGGCCTGGATGAGGAGGACGAGGGGATCGAGGTGTGCTGCTTTGATAATCGTGGGACGGGACGGAGCTCTGTGCCCACGAAGAAATCCGAATACAC AACAACTATCATGGCGAAAGATGCCTTGGCTCTACTGGATCATTTAGGCTGGAGAAAAGCTCATGTCTTTGGTCACTCAATGG GAGCTATGATAGCTTGCAAGTTGGCAGCAATAGCACCAGAGAGATTATGCTCTTTGGCTTTGCTGAATGCTACCGGAGGTGGCTTTGATTGCTTTCCAAAG ATTGATCGCCAGATGCTATCCCTTGCATTTCGTTTCTTAAGAGCAAAGACTCCAGAGCAAAGAGCTTTAGTTGACTTAGAAACACACTACACTAAG GAGTATCTAGATGAATATGTTGGATCATGTACACGAAGGAAAATTCTTTATCAA GAATATGTGAAGGCCATATCGTCAACTGGTATGCAATCAAACTGTGGTTTTGAAGGCCAAATTAATGCATGCTGGACACACAAGATGACACCAAAGGAACTTGACACAATTCGTTCATCTGGGTTTCTGGTCTCAGTGATTCATGGAAG GGATGATATCATTGCTCAATTAAATCATGCAAAGCGACTTGCAGAGAAGCTGCAACCAGCTACAAGAATGGTAGAACTTCATGGTGGACATTTGGTGAGCCATGAAAGGCCAGAAGAG GTTAATCTAGCTCTTATAGAGCTGATAAAGGCTTCAAAATCTAAGCTCAGCCCAGAAGATTGGTCCTACCTGCCAGAGAGAGCATCTG GGCGGCTCGTTTTGGGGGTGCCAATGTCGCTAAGCATTAGGAATAATGGAGGAGCAAATGGACTGGTAACCTTTTACAACTTATTAGGGAAGGTACAACTTAGCTTCCTTTACTTCATTGGGGTATTTCTGATGGGATTTCAGCACATGAGAAATGTCCTCAGAATTATGAAGCCTGTCAGAGTTGCAGCCTCTGATTCATAA